In the genome of Dasypus novemcinctus isolate mDasNov1 chromosome 30, mDasNov1.1.hap2, whole genome shotgun sequence, one region contains:
- the TSPAN16 gene encoding tetraspanin-16 isoform X1 produces MAEEHTLYSLKKLLLCLNGLVAMSGMLLIGLGTWVSCGGSAPTGVLGLSSTYLLHVSYLCLATGCLVALLGMAGWYGATEESRSILLICFLLLVVIFLMEVTVATGILVFFPVVQDMALEHVLTALRRNYRDYEPGDFSTEWDLVMEKLGCCGANNYTDFSGSVFEATTSRAYPRSCCKSMGSSVCDGRNVSSKVIHQEGCFPKLLRISKIQSFSLSGGSLGAAVMQLPAALATLLLLAKLA; encoded by the exons ATGGCTGAAGAGCACACTCTGTATTCCTTAAAGAAACTGTTACTCTGCCTCAACGGCCTCGTCGCT ATGTCTGGCATGCTCCTCATTGGCCTGGGCACCTGGGTCAGTTGTGGAGGGTCCGCCCCGACCGGGGTCCTTGGGTTATCCTCTACCTACCTCCTTCACGTCAGCTACCTGTGCTTGGCGACGGGGTGCCTCGTAGCGCTGCTTGGCATGGCGGGCTGGTACGGAGCTACGGAAGAAAGCAGAAGCATTCTCTTGATT TGTTTCCTGCTCCTGGTTGTCATTTTCCTGATGGAAGTCACAGTGGCCACGGgaatccttgtcttcttcccagTC GTTCAAGACATGGCCCTCGAGCACGTCCTCACCGCCCTGCGGAGGAATTACAGAGACTACGAGCCGGGCGACTTCTCCACGGAATGGGACCTGGTCATGGAGAAG CTGGGGTGCTGCGGGGCGAATAACTACACGGATTTTTCGGGCTCCGTCTTCGAGGCCACGACCAGCCGCGCCTACCCCAGGAGCTGCTGTAAATCCATGGGGTCCTCGGTCTGCGACGGGCGCAACGTTTCCAGCAAGGTCATCCACCAGGAG GGCTGTTTCCCCAAGCTCCTGAGAATCAGCAAGATCCAGAGCTTCAGCCTGAGTGGGGGCTCGCTGGGGGCAGCGGTCATGCAG CTGCCAGCAGCCCTCGCGACCTTGCTGCTGTTGGCCAAGCTGGCCTGA
- the TSPAN16 gene encoding tetraspanin-16 isoform X2, whose protein sequence is MAEEHTLYSLKKLLLCLNGLVAMSGMLLIGLGTWVSCGGSAPTGVLGLSSTYLLHVSYLCLATGCLVALLGMAGWYGATEESRSILLICFLLLVVIFLMEVTVATGILVFFPVVQDMALEHVLTALRRNYRDYEPGDFSTEWDLVMEKLGCCGANNYTDFSGSVFEATTSRAYPRSCCKSMGSSVCDGRNVSSKVIHQEGCFPKLLRISKIQSFSLSGGSLGAAVMQRLRALGTRP, encoded by the exons ATGGCTGAAGAGCACACTCTGTATTCCTTAAAGAAACTGTTACTCTGCCTCAACGGCCTCGTCGCT ATGTCTGGCATGCTCCTCATTGGCCTGGGCACCTGGGTCAGTTGTGGAGGGTCCGCCCCGACCGGGGTCCTTGGGTTATCCTCTACCTACCTCCTTCACGTCAGCTACCTGTGCTTGGCGACGGGGTGCCTCGTAGCGCTGCTTGGCATGGCGGGCTGGTACGGAGCTACGGAAGAAAGCAGAAGCATTCTCTTGATT TGTTTCCTGCTCCTGGTTGTCATTTTCCTGATGGAAGTCACAGTGGCCACGGgaatccttgtcttcttcccagTC GTTCAAGACATGGCCCTCGAGCACGTCCTCACCGCCCTGCGGAGGAATTACAGAGACTACGAGCCGGGCGACTTCTCCACGGAATGGGACCTGGTCATGGAGAAG CTGGGGTGCTGCGGGGCGAATAACTACACGGATTTTTCGGGCTCCGTCTTCGAGGCCACGACCAGCCGCGCCTACCCCAGGAGCTGCTGTAAATCCATGGGGTCCTCGGTCTGCGACGGGCGCAACGTTTCCAGCAAGGTCATCCACCAGGAG GGCTGTTTCCCCAAGCTCCTGAGAATCAGCAAGATCCAGAGCTTCAGCCTGAGTGGGGGCTCGCTGGGGGCAGCGGTCATGCAG CGACTGCGTGCCCTGGGGACACGGCCGTGA